The Streptomyces sp. SS1-1 genome has a segment encoding these proteins:
- a CDS encoding 1,4-dihydroxy-6-naphthoate synthase, whose amino-acid sequence MTGDPLQIAYSPCPNDTFVFDALAHGRVPGAPALDVTFADIDITNGMAERGEFDVLKVSYAVLPYVLGEYALLPCGGALGRGCGPLVLTREAGTDLAGRTVAVPSERSTAYLLFRLWAADTVPGGVGEIVVMPFHEIMPAVRDGKVDAGLVIHEARFTYQDYGLHKLADMGEHWEATTGLPIPLGAIIAKRSLGAERLTALADAIHASVRAAWDDPEISRPYVMEHAQEMDPAVADQHIGLYVNEFTAGLGEDGYAAVRGLLTRAAAEGLLPPLDPHALDFP is encoded by the coding sequence ATGACCGGTGACCCGTTGCAGATCGCGTACTCCCCCTGCCCGAACGACACGTTCGTCTTCGACGCCCTCGCCCACGGCCGCGTCCCCGGCGCCCCCGCCCTGGACGTCACGTTCGCGGACATCGACATCACCAACGGCATGGCCGAACGCGGCGAGTTCGACGTGCTGAAGGTGTCGTACGCCGTGCTGCCGTACGTACTCGGCGAGTACGCCCTGCTGCCCTGCGGGGGCGCGCTGGGCCGGGGCTGCGGGCCGCTGGTGCTGACCCGTGAGGCCGGCACCGATCTGGCCGGGCGCACGGTCGCGGTGCCGAGCGAGCGGTCGACGGCGTATCTGCTGTTCCGGCTGTGGGCCGCCGACACGGTGCCCGGCGGCGTCGGGGAGATCGTGGTGATGCCGTTCCACGAGATCATGCCCGCCGTGCGCGACGGGAAGGTCGACGCGGGCCTCGTCATCCACGAGGCGCGCTTCACGTACCAGGACTACGGGCTGCACAAGCTCGCCGACATGGGCGAGCACTGGGAGGCCACCACCGGGCTGCCGATCCCGCTGGGCGCGATCATCGCCAAGCGGTCGCTGGGCGCCGAGCGGCTGACCGCCCTGGCCGACGCGATCCACGCCTCGGTACGGGCCGCGTGGGACGACCCGGAGATCTCCCGGCCCTATGTCATGGAGCACGCGCAGGAAATGGACCCGGCGGTCGCGGACCAGCACATCGGTCTGTACGTCAACGAGTTCACGGCCGGTCTCGGCGAGGACGGATACGCGGCCGTACGCGGACTGCTGACCCGCGCGGCGGCCGAGGGACTCCTTCCGCCCCTCGACCCGCACGCACTGGATTTCCCCTAG
- a CDS encoding cold-shock protein, whose translation MPTGKVKWFNSEKGFGFLSRDDGGDVFVHSSVLPAGVDALKPGQRVEFGVVAGQRGDQALSVVLLDPTPSVAAAQRKKPDELASIVQDLTTLLENITPMLEKGRYPEKNSGKKIAGLLRAVADQLDV comes from the coding sequence TTGCCGACTGGCAAGGTCAAGTGGTTCAACAGTGAGAAGGGCTTCGGCTTTCTCTCCCGTGACGACGGCGGTGACGTCTTCGTCCATTCCTCGGTCCTCCCCGCCGGCGTCGACGCGCTCAAGCCGGGCCAGCGGGTGGAGTTCGGTGTCGTCGCCGGTCAGCGCGGGGATCAGGCGCTGTCGGTCGTCCTGCTCGATCCGACGCCGTCCGTCGCGGCCGCCCAGCGCAAGAAGCCGGACGAACTGGCGTCCATCGTCCAGGACCTGACGACCCTCCTGGAGAACATCACGCCCATGCTGGAGAAGGGCCGTTACCCGGAGAAGAACTCCGGCAAGAAGATCGCGGGCCTGCTCCGGGCCGTCGCCGACCAGCTCGACGTATAG
- a CDS encoding futalosine hydrolase: MATAVPAERDAVAPALGLPDVEVIAAGVGPALAAASTATALTTAALDGRPFALVVSAGIAGGFAPYAPVGSLVVADEITAADLGAETPDGFLPVTELGFGTVTHRPPETLVRAVASATGARPGAVLTVSTVTGTATRAARLRERHPTALAEAMEGFGVAEAAAAHGTPVLELRAVSNPVGPRDRAAWRIGDALAALAEGFGKITPVLSSWNPHDR; the protein is encoded by the coding sequence GTGGCCACCGCGGTCCCCGCCGAGCGGGACGCGGTGGCCCCGGCGCTCGGCCTGCCGGACGTAGAGGTGATCGCCGCCGGTGTCGGCCCGGCCCTCGCCGCCGCCTCCACCGCCACGGCCCTGACCACCGCCGCCCTCGACGGCCGCCCCTTCGCGCTGGTCGTCTCCGCCGGAATCGCCGGCGGCTTCGCGCCGTACGCGCCCGTCGGCTCCCTCGTCGTCGCCGACGAGATCACGGCCGCCGACCTCGGCGCCGAGACCCCCGACGGCTTCCTCCCCGTCACCGAGCTGGGCTTCGGCACCGTCACCCACCGCCCGCCCGAGACCCTGGTGCGCGCGGTGGCGTCCGCGACGGGCGCCCGCCCCGGCGCCGTGCTGACCGTCTCCACCGTCACCGGCACCGCCACCCGCGCCGCCCGCCTGCGGGAACGCCACCCCACCGCCCTCGCCGAGGCCATGGAGGGCTTCGGCGTCGCCGAGGCCGCGGCCGCGCACGGCACCCCGGTGCTCGAACTGCGTGCCGTCTCCAACCCCGTCGGCCCGCGCGACCGCGCCGCCTGGCGGATCGGGGACGCCCTGGCCGCGCTCGCCGAGGGCTTCGGGAAGATCACCCCCGTCCTTTCGAGTTGGAACCCACATGACCGGTGA
- a CDS encoding HAD family hydrolase, whose translation MALTVGFDLDMTLIDSRPGIHACYQALSERTGTYIDADLAVTRLGPPLEEELANWFPAERVAAVAEEYRAMYPAFAVTATTMLPGAHEAIAAVQEAGGRAIVVTAKHEPNAKLHMRHLGLEPDVVVGDLWAERKAVALREHGASVYVGDHQGDIRAARAAGALSVTVATGPFDAAQLAELGADVVLADLTGFPDWLAGYRAAA comes from the coding sequence ATGGCACTCACCGTCGGCTTCGACCTCGACATGACCCTCATCGACTCCCGCCCCGGGATCCACGCCTGCTACCAGGCGCTGAGCGAGCGGACCGGGACGTACATCGACGCCGACCTCGCGGTCACCCGGCTCGGACCGCCGCTGGAGGAGGAACTGGCGAACTGGTTCCCGGCCGAGCGGGTCGCGGCCGTCGCCGAGGAGTACCGGGCGATGTACCCGGCGTTCGCCGTCACCGCCACGACCATGCTGCCCGGCGCCCATGAGGCGATAGCCGCGGTACAGGAGGCCGGCGGGCGGGCGATCGTGGTCACCGCCAAGCACGAGCCGAACGCGAAGCTGCACATGAGGCACCTCGGCCTCGAACCCGACGTCGTGGTCGGCGACCTGTGGGCCGAGCGGAAGGCCGTCGCCCTGCGCGAGCACGGGGCGAGCGTCTACGTCGGCGACCACCAGGGGGACATCCGGGCGGCCCGCGCGGCGGGGGCGCTGTCGGTCACCGTCGCCACCGGGCCGTTCGACGCGGCGCAGCTCGCCGAGCTGGGCGCGGACGTCGTCCTCGCGGACCTGACCGGCTTCCCCGACTGGCTCGCCGGCTACCGCGCGGCGGCCTGA
- a CDS encoding HelD family protein: MSRPVDDSLDPLERERSHLASSRAALRAMREDVESLDIRDVTANWVNAEVLTRQIDDRIKALADLSDTPLFFGRLDYLHAPGAEGAEGAEGERFYIGRRHVHDADGDPMVIDWRAPVSQPFYRASKKDPMDIGLRRRFGYTGGDLTAYEDEHLSDPAEAARTSRLLQQEIERPRVGPMRDIVATIQPEQDEIVRSGLGGTVCVQGGPGTGKTAVGLHRVAYLLYAHRERLARTGTLVIGPNRSFLHYIEQVLPALGELTVRQATVDDLVARVEVRGTDDAAAAVVKGDARMAEVLRRAVYAHVSMPAEAVVVVRGSRRWRVPAYEVEEIVRELLDRDIRYGAAREALPQRIAHAVLVQMERSGEAPDDRVQDAVARNAAVKAAVKAIWPPVDPAKLVLRLLSDAEFLAEHADGVLDEDEQRTILWARPARSVKSAKWSAADAVLIDEASDLVTRTPSLGHVVLDEAQDLSPMQYRAVGRRCTTGSATVLGDLAQGTTPWATRSWEEALEHLGKRDGVIEELTAGFRVPTDVITYASRLLPSIAPGLAPVASIRDNPGFFEIREVAEAAEVVAACGESLRHEGSVGLIAADARVPVLAEALKAAGLEYLAPGEETTRQARLTLVPASLAKGLEYDYVVLDEPAAVVEGEPDERTGLRRLYVALTRAVSGLTVTHTEALPAQLG, encoded by the coding sequence TTGTCCAGGCCCGTCGACGACAGCCTCGATCCGCTCGAGCGAGAGCGCTCCCATCTGGCGTCCTCGCGTGCCGCGCTGCGCGCCATGCGTGAGGACGTCGAGTCCCTCGACATCCGCGACGTCACCGCGAACTGGGTCAACGCGGAGGTCCTGACCCGGCAGATCGACGACCGCATCAAGGCGCTGGCCGACCTCAGCGACACCCCGTTGTTCTTCGGGCGGCTCGACTATCTGCACGCCCCGGGCGCGGAGGGGGCGGAGGGCGCGGAAGGTGAACGCTTCTACATCGGGCGGCGGCATGTGCACGACGCGGACGGCGACCCGATGGTCATCGACTGGCGTGCGCCGGTGTCCCAGCCGTTCTACCGGGCATCCAAGAAGGACCCGATGGACATCGGGCTGCGCCGCCGCTTCGGGTACACCGGCGGCGACCTGACCGCGTACGAGGACGAGCACCTGTCGGACCCGGCGGAGGCGGCACGGACCAGCAGGCTGCTCCAGCAGGAGATCGAACGGCCGCGTGTGGGCCCGATGCGGGACATCGTGGCGACGATCCAGCCCGAGCAGGACGAGATCGTACGGTCCGGGCTCGGCGGGACCGTGTGCGTGCAGGGCGGTCCGGGCACCGGCAAGACGGCCGTCGGCCTGCACCGGGTGGCGTATCTGCTGTACGCGCACCGGGAGCGGCTGGCCCGCACCGGCACGCTGGTGATCGGGCCGAACCGGTCCTTCCTGCACTACATCGAGCAGGTGCTGCCCGCGCTCGGCGAGCTGACGGTCCGCCAGGCCACGGTCGACGATCTCGTGGCCCGGGTCGAGGTGCGCGGCACCGACGACGCGGCGGCCGCGGTGGTCAAGGGGGACGCGCGGATGGCCGAGGTGCTGCGGCGGGCGGTGTACGCGCACGTGAGCATGCCGGCCGAGGCGGTCGTCGTGGTGCGGGGGTCGCGTCGGTGGCGTGTCCCGGCGTACGAGGTCGAGGAGATCGTCCGCGAGCTGCTGGACCGCGACATCCGGTACGGCGCCGCCCGCGAGGCGCTTCCGCAGCGGATCGCGCACGCGGTGCTGGTGCAGATGGAGCGGTCGGGCGAGGCGCCGGACGACCGGGTGCAGGACGCGGTGGCCCGGAACGCGGCCGTGAAGGCGGCCGTCAAGGCGATCTGGCCGCCGGTGGACCCGGCGAAGCTGGTGCTGCGGCTGCTGTCGGACGCGGAGTTCCTGGCGGAGCACGCGGACGGCGTCCTCGACGAGGACGAGCAGCGGACGATCCTGTGGGCGAGGCCGGCGCGGTCGGTGAAGTCGGCGAAGTGGTCGGCGGCGGACGCGGTGCTGATCGACGAGGCGAGCGACCTCGTGACGCGGACGCCGTCGCTGGGACATGTGGTGCTGGACGAGGCGCAGGACCTGTCGCCGATGCAGTACCGGGCGGTGGGGCGGCGCTGCACGACCGGGTCGGCGACGGTCCTCGGCGACCTGGCGCAGGGCACGACGCCGTGGGCGACCCGCAGCTGGGAGGAGGCGCTGGAGCACCTCGGCAAGCGGGACGGGGTGATCGAGGAGCTGACGGCCGGTTTCCGTGTGCCGACGGACGTCATCACGTACGCGTCGCGGCTGCTGCCGTCGATCGCGCCGGGGCTCGCGCCGGTGGCGTCGATCCGTGACAACCCCGGGTTCTTCGAGATCCGTGAGGTCGCGGAGGCGGCGGAGGTGGTCGCGGCGTGCGGGGAGTCGCTGCGGCACGAGGGGTCGGTCGGGCTGATCGCCGCGGACGCGCGGGTGCCGGTGCTGGCGGAGGCGCTGAAGGCGGCGGGGCTGGAGTATCTGGCGCCGGGTGAGGAGACGACCCGGCAGGCCCGGCTGACGCTGGTGCCGGCGTCGCTGGCGAAGGGTCTGGAGTACGACTACGTGGTCCTGGACGAACCGGCGGCCGTGGTGGAGGGGGAGCCGGACGAGCGGACGGGGTTGCGGCGGCTGTATGTGGCGCTGACTCGGGCCGTGTCGGGGTTGACCGTGACCCACACGGAGGCGCTGCCCGCGCAGTTGGGGTGA
- a CDS encoding helicase-associated domain-containing protein: MSEPATPPRSLAEALRARDDASLAVLLRSRPDLITPVPTDLTQLATRAGTRASVVRALERLDRFALQSAEALAVAPDPATYAELLGLMAGDDGDPAVEGALPRALGTLRDQALVWGGDDRLRLVRTARELLAPSPQHPSPTGLGPTVREAAAGMSPGRIQEIVTAAGLPSTHDAVSALDALTALFTDRRRMAALLDEAPADSVEVLSRLVWGPPYGQVTADPAPRLRWLMDRGLLLPTAPGTVVLPREAALHLRGGRAHRATEPLPPSVEPAATHRAGIVDATAAGQAYTALATVEELLKDWHEGGPPVLRAGGLSVRDLKRTAVALDVPEPVAAFWVELAYAAGLVASDGEADERYAATPAYDEWLERPPAERWAALARAWLTATRTPGVVGGRDAKDRTLSALGPGLDRSAAPEVRHRVLALLAALPEGSAPAPDSVLARLRWERPLRGPQRDDDLRARLARWTLDEAERLGVTGRGALSSHGRALLGAPPAPPAGTAPAAEGPSATGPSADGPGGAPHGAPAGEPSGPGDKLPVHHEHPRPVAPLDPLPPAERAAAAAAAARLLAPLLPEPLDHVLLQADLTAVAPGPLQRPLADMLGVLADVESKGGATVYRFTPGSVRRALDAGRSASDLHAFLARHSRTPVPQPLAYLIDDVARRHGQLRVGAASAYVRCDDDAMLNEILADKRAAGLRLRRLAPTVLAAQSDPATLLEGLRAMGFAPAAESAEGDVLITWADAHRTPPRAAPEPVPDGPPAPDDTLLAAAIRAIRAGDLASTAPRRPSGAVDAPGGGELPRTTSAETLATMQAAVLTGGALWIGYVNAEGAASQRVIAPVRVEGGFVTAYDHTADEVRTYPLHRITGVAELADDQI; this comes from the coding sequence ATGAGCGAACCGGCTACACCGCCCCGTTCCCTCGCGGAGGCGCTCCGCGCGCGGGACGACGCCTCGCTGGCCGTGCTCCTGCGCAGCCGGCCCGATCTCATCACGCCCGTCCCCACCGATCTGACGCAGCTCGCGACGCGGGCCGGCACGCGGGCGTCCGTGGTGCGCGCCCTGGAGCGGCTGGACCGGTTCGCGCTGCAGTCGGCGGAGGCGCTGGCCGTGGCGCCGGACCCGGCGACGTACGCGGAGCTGCTCGGGCTGATGGCCGGTGACGACGGGGACCCGGCGGTCGAGGGCGCGCTGCCGCGGGCGCTGGGGACGCTGCGCGACCAGGCGCTGGTGTGGGGCGGCGACGACCGGTTGCGGCTGGTGCGCACGGCTCGTGAGCTGCTGGCGCCTTCGCCGCAGCATCCGTCGCCGACCGGTCTGGGGCCGACCGTGCGGGAGGCGGCGGCCGGGATGTCGCCGGGCCGTATCCAGGAGATCGTGACGGCGGCGGGGCTGCCGTCCACGCACGACGCGGTGTCCGCGCTGGACGCGCTCACGGCGCTGTTCACCGACCGGCGGCGGATGGCGGCGCTGCTCGACGAGGCGCCGGCGGACTCCGTGGAGGTGCTGTCCCGGCTGGTGTGGGGGCCGCCGTACGGGCAGGTGACGGCGGACCCGGCGCCGCGGCTGCGCTGGCTGATGGACCGGGGTCTGCTGCTGCCCACGGCTCCCGGCACGGTGGTGCTGCCCCGGGAGGCGGCGCTGCATCTGCGCGGCGGGCGCGCGCACCGCGCCACCGAGCCGCTGCCGCCGTCGGTGGAGCCGGCGGCCACGCATCGCGCGGGGATCGTGGACGCGACGGCGGCCGGGCAGGCGTACACCGCGCTGGCCACCGTCGAGGAGCTGTTGAAGGACTGGCACGAGGGTGGGCCGCCGGTGCTGCGGGCGGGCGGGCTGAGTGTGCGTGACCTGAAGCGGACGGCCGTCGCCCTGGACGTGCCGGAGCCGGTGGCCGCGTTCTGGGTGGAGCTGGCCTACGCCGCCGGGCTGGTGGCCTCCGACGGTGAGGCCGACGAGCGGTACGCGGCGACCCCGGCCTACGACGAGTGGCTGGAGCGGCCGCCCGCCGAGCGCTGGGCGGCGCTGGCCCGCGCCTGGCTGACGGCGACCCGGACGCCGGGTGTGGTGGGTGGCCGGGACGCGAAGGACCGGACGTTGTCGGCGCTGGGTCCGGGCCTGGACCGTTCCGCGGCGCCGGAGGTACGGCACCGGGTGCTGGCGCTGCTCGCCGCGCTCCCGGAGGGGTCGGCCCCGGCACCGGACTCGGTGCTGGCCCGGTTGCGCTGGGAGCGGCCCTTGCGCGGGCCCCAGCGTGACGACGACCTGCGTGCCCGGCTGGCCCGGTGGACCCTGGACGAGGCCGAGCGGCTGGGGGTGACGGGGCGGGGGGCGCTGTCCTCGCACGGGCGGGCCCTGCTGGGCGCGCCCCCGGCTCCGCCCGCCGGGACGGCACCGGCCGCCGAGGGCCCTTCGGCGACCGGTCCGAGCGCGGACGGGCCCGGCGGGGCTCCGCACGGCGCCCCGGCGGGGGAGCCTTCCGGGCCCGGCGACAAGCTGCCCGTGCACCACGAGCACCCGCGTCCGGTCGCGCCTCTCGATCCGCTGCCGCCGGCCGAGCGGGCCGCGGCGGCGGCCGCGGCCGCGCGGCTCCTCGCGCCGCTGCTGCCGGAGCCGCTGGACCACGTTCTGCTCCAGGCCGACCTGACGGCGGTGGCGCCCGGCCCGCTGCAGCGGCCGCTCGCCGACATGCTGGGGGTTCTCGCGGACGTCGAGTCCAAGGGCGGCGCGACCGTGTACCGGTTCACGCCGGGGTCGGTGCGCCGGGCGCTGGACGCCGGGCGCAGCGCCTCGGACCTGCACGCCTTCCTGGCCCGGCACTCGCGTACGCCGGTGCCGCAGCCGCTGGCGTATCTGATCGACGACGTGGCCCGGCGGCACGGGCAGCTGCGGGTGGGCGCGGCGTCGGCGTACGTCCGCTGCGACGACGACGCGATGCTGAACGAGATCCTGGCCGACAAGCGCGCGGCGGGGCTGCGGCTGCGCCGTCTCGCGCCGACCGTGCTGGCCGCGCAGAGCGACCCGGCGACGCTGCTGGAGGGGCTGCGCGCGATGGGGTTCGCGCCGGCCGCCGAGTCGGCCGAGGGCGATGTCCTGATCACCTGGGCCGACGCCCACCGCACCCCGCCGCGTGCGGCCCCCGAGCCGGTGCCGGACGGCCCGCCCGCGCCGGACGACACGCTGCTGGCCGCGGCGATCCGCGCCATCCGCGCGGGCGACCTGGCGTCCACGGCGCCGCGCAGGCCGAGCGGTGCCGTGGACGCCCCCGGCGGCGGCGAGCTGCCCCGCACGACGTCCGCCGAGACGCTGGCCACCATGCAGGCGGCCGTGCTGACCGGCGGGGCGCTGTGGATCGGGTACGTCAACGCGGAGGGTGCCGCGAGCCAGCGAGTGATCGCGCCGGTCCGGGTCGAGGGCGGGTTCGTGACGGCGTACGACCACACGGCGGACGAGGTGCGGACGTATCCGCTGCACCGGATCACCGGGGTCGCCGAGCTGGCCGACGACCAGATCTGA
- a CDS encoding maleylpyruvate isomerase family mycothiol-dependent enzyme yields MTSADVYDVRDPERPGRLLTVERDTLVPLLRTRPDEDFARPAAACPGWSVRDVLAHCSAALTRVVEDRLEEGVFSPASNDRDIAERAGWSNARIVDELERAMTEAGPVIAKAGGALDGVGLGEWVHAGDVREALGEPGAYAGAGLPDALALLAWLTRERRHVPLQADLDDVDEPLRLGDPVAPRPPARFIGDATTLVRLYSGRPAAGASYELAGAEPGELNLFA; encoded by the coding sequence ATGACTTCTGCGGACGTGTACGACGTACGGGATCCGGAGCGGCCGGGGCGGCTGCTGACCGTCGAGCGGGACACGCTGGTCCCGCTGCTGCGGACGAGGCCGGACGAGGACTTCGCGCGGCCGGCGGCCGCCTGCCCCGGGTGGTCGGTGCGGGACGTGCTGGCGCACTGCTCGGCCGCGCTGACCCGGGTCGTGGAAGACCGGCTGGAAGAGGGCGTGTTCTCGCCCGCGTCCAACGACCGGGACATCGCCGAGCGGGCCGGATGGAGCAACGCCCGGATCGTCGACGAGCTGGAGCGCGCGATGACCGAGGCGGGGCCGGTGATCGCCAAGGCGGGCGGCGCCCTGGACGGCGTCGGGCTCGGCGAGTGGGTGCACGCCGGTGACGTGCGCGAGGCGCTGGGCGAGCCGGGGGCGTACGCCGGGGCCGGGCTGCCCGACGCGCTGGCGCTGCTGGCGTGGCTCACCCGAGAGCGCCGGCACGTGCCGCTCCAGGCCGACCTGGACGACGTGGACGAGCCCCTGCGGCTGGGCGACCCCGTCGCGCCCCGGCCCCCGGCGCGCTTCATCGGGGACGCCACCACGCTCGTACGGCTCTACTCGGGGCGCCCGGCGGCCGGGGCGTCGTACGAGCTGGCCGGGGCGGAGCCGGGGGAGCTGAACCTCTTCGCGTGA
- a CDS encoding DNA repair helicase XPB, with protein MNGPLIVQSDKTLLLEVDHEQADACRRAIAAFAELERAPEHIHTYRVTPLGLWNARAAGHDAEQVVDALVTYSRYPVPHALLVDIAETMDRYGRLTLSKHPTHGLVLTTTDRPVLEEVLRSKRVAPLVGARIDADTVAVHPSERGQIKQTLLKLGWPAEDLAGYVDGEAHPIELAEDGWSLRPYQRQAVENFWHGGSGVVVLPCGAGKTLVGAGSMAEAKSTTLILVTNTVSARQWKHELVKRTSLTEEEIGEYSGTRKEIRPVTIATYQVLTTRRKGVYPHLELFDSRDWGLIVYDEVHLLPAPVFKFTADLQARRRLGLTATLVREDGRESDVFSLIGPKRFDAPWKEIEAQGYIAPADCVEVRVNLTDSERLAYATAEQEEKYRFCATTDTKRKVTEALVRRFAGQQILVIGQYIDQLDELGEHLDAPVIKGETSNAQREKLFEAFRQGEINVLVVSKVANFSIDLPEATVAIQVSGTFGSRQEEAQRLGRVLRPKSDGHQAHFYSVVARDTIDQDFAAHRQRFLAEQGYAYRIVDADEILAEGAEGAEG; from the coding sequence GTGAACGGACCACTGATCGTCCAGTCGGACAAGACCCTGCTCCTGGAAGTGGATCACGAGCAGGCCGACGCGTGCCGTCGGGCGATCGCGGCCTTCGCGGAGCTGGAGCGGGCACCGGAGCACATCCACACCTACCGGGTGACGCCGCTCGGCCTGTGGAACGCGCGCGCGGCCGGGCACGACGCCGAGCAGGTCGTGGACGCGCTGGTGACGTACAGCCGCTATCCCGTGCCGCACGCCCTGCTGGTCGACATCGCCGAGACGATGGACCGCTACGGCCGGCTCACGCTGTCCAAGCACCCCACGCACGGTCTCGTCCTGACCACCACCGACCGGCCCGTGCTGGAGGAGGTGCTGCGCTCGAAGCGCGTCGCGCCGCTGGTCGGCGCCCGTATCGACGCGGACACGGTCGCCGTGCACCCCTCCGAGCGGGGGCAGATCAAGCAGACGCTGCTGAAGCTGGGCTGGCCGGCCGAGGACCTCGCCGGGTACGTGGACGGCGAGGCGCACCCGATCGAGCTGGCCGAGGACGGCTGGTCGCTGCGGCCGTACCAGCGGCAGGCCGTGGAGAACTTCTGGCACGGCGGCAGCGGGGTCGTCGTCCTGCCGTGCGGCGCGGGCAAGACGCTGGTCGGCGCCGGGTCGATGGCGGAGGCGAAGTCGACCACGCTGATCCTCGTCACGAACACCGTCTCCGCGCGGCAGTGGAAGCACGAGCTGGTGAAGCGGACCTCGCTGACCGAGGAGGAGATCGGCGAGTACAGCGGGACCCGCAAGGAGATCCGCCCGGTGACCATCGCCACGTACCAGGTGCTGACGACCCGGCGGAAGGGCGTCTACCCGCACCTGGAGCTGTTCGACTCCCGGGACTGGGGCCTGATCGTCTACGACGAGGTGCACCTGCTGCCCGCGCCGGTCTTCAAGTTCACCGCCGACCTCCAGGCGCGGCGGCGGCTCGGGCTGACCGCGACCCTGGTCCGTGAGGACGGCCGCGAGTCCGACGTGTTCTCCCTGATCGGCCCGAAGCGGTTCGACGCGCCGTGGAAGGAGATCGAGGCGCAGGGCTACATCGCGCCCGCGGACTGTGTCGAGGTCCGGGTGAACCTCACGGACTCGGAGCGGCTCGCGTACGCCACCGCCGAGCAGGAGGAGAAGTACCGCTTCTGTGCGACGACCGACACGAAGCGGAAGGTCACCGAGGCGCTGGTGCGCCGGTTCGCCGGGCAGCAGATCCTCGTGATCGGCCAGTACATCGACCAGCTCGACGAGCTGGGCGAGCATCTGGACGCGCCGGTGATCAAGGGCGAGACGTCCAACGCGCAGCGGGAGAAGCTGTTCGAGGCGTTCCGGCAGGGCGAGATCAACGTGCTGGTGGTGTCGAAGGTCGCGAACTTCTCCATCGACCTGCCGGAGGCGACGGTCGCCATCCAGGTGTCGGGGACGTTCGGCTCGCGCCAGGAGGAGGCGCAGCGGCTCGGCCGGGTGCTGCGGCCGAAGTCGGACGGGCACCAGGCGCACTTCTACTCGGTGGTCGCCAGGGACACGATCGACCAGGACTTCGCCGCCCACCGCCAGCGCTTCCTGGCGGAGCAGGGCTACGCGTACCGGATCGTGGACGCCGACGAGATCCTGGCGGAAGGCGCCGAGGGCGCCGAGGGCTGA
- a CDS encoding copper homeostasis protein CutC — protein sequence MSERAVLEVIALGVEDAVAAQAGGADRLELVTDMAADGLTPPVETFTGIRAAVDIDLRVMLRLADGFAVGDVERVVRAARELRDAGAEEFVLGFLDADGCVDLAAMERVVPELDGCRWTFHRAIDRAADRDGLRKQLDGMPGLDTYLTAGAAGGVDDGLPTLLAEAARDGEPGYEQRVLVGGGLRLDHVPDLLAAGIDAFHIGGAARPQGWTGPVSAEAVSTWRTALDTRA from the coding sequence ATGAGCGAGCGTGCAGTCCTGGAGGTGATCGCCCTCGGCGTCGAGGACGCGGTCGCCGCCCAGGCCGGGGGTGCGGACCGGCTCGAACTCGTCACCGACATGGCGGCGGACGGGCTCACCCCGCCCGTCGAGACGTTCACCGGGATCCGCGCCGCCGTCGACATCGATCTGCGCGTGATGCTGCGGCTGGCCGACGGGTTCGCGGTCGGGGACGTCGAACGGGTCGTCCGGGCGGCACGCGAGCTGCGGGACGCCGGGGCCGAGGAGTTCGTGCTCGGCTTCCTCGACGCCGACGGCTGCGTGGACCTCGCCGCCATGGAGCGGGTCGTGCCGGAGCTGGACGGGTGCCGGTGGACGTTCCACCGGGCGATCGACCGCGCCGCCGACCGGGACGGCCTGCGCAAGCAGCTCGACGGGATGCCGGGCCTGGACACCTACCTCACGGCGGGGGCGGCGGGCGGCGTGGACGACGGCCTGCCCACACTGCTCGCGGAGGCGGCACGGGACGGCGAGCCCGGCTACGAACAGCGCGTCCTGGTCGGCGGCGGCCTGCGCCTCGACCACGTCCCGGACCTCCTGGCGGCGGGCATCGACGCCTTCCACATCGGCGGCGCGGCCCGCCCCCAGGGCTGGACGGGCCCGGTCTCGGCGGAGGCGGTCTCCACCTGGAGAACGGCCCTGGACACCCGGGCGTAG